A portion of the Francisella uliginis genome contains these proteins:
- the atpA gene encoding F0F1 ATP synthase subunit alpha, translating to MQLSPSEISGLIKQRIEKFDNAIELKSEGTIVSVADGIVTIYGLNDVTAGEMIKLPGDVYGLALNLNTDSVGAVVLGEYDHIKEGDKAYCTGRILEVPVGEALLGRVVDALGNPIDGKGEIDTDHSSPIEKIAPGVIWRKSVDQALQTGIKSIDSMVPIGRGQRELIIGDRQIGKTAIAIDTIINQKGSGVKCIYVAIGQKASSIANIVRQLEEHGAMEHTIIVAATASDSAALQYIAPYAGCSMGEYFRDRGEDALIIYDDLTKQAWAYRQISLLLRRPPGREAYPGDVFYLHSRLLERAARVNEEYVEKFTEGKVKGKTGSLTALPIIETQAGDISAFVPTNVISITDGQIFLETDLFNSGLRPAINPGNSVSRVGGAAQTKIIKKLGGGIRLALAQFRELEAFSQFASDLDEATRAQLSRGQRVTELLKQKQFSTLSIALMALSLYAVDNGYLDSLEVSEVIPFEAALHALAEDKYADVIADINQTGKYDAETADKLKTIVEDCKANQAW from the coding sequence ATGCAATTAAGTCCATCAGAAATAAGTGGTTTAATAAAACAAAGAATTGAAAAGTTTGATAATGCTATCGAACTTAAGTCAGAAGGAACAATCGTCAGTGTGGCTGATGGTATTGTTACTATATATGGTTTGAATGATGTAACTGCTGGTGAGATGATTAAATTACCAGGAGATGTTTACGGTCTTGCTCTTAACTTAAATACTGACTCTGTTGGAGCAGTTGTATTGGGTGAGTATGATCATATTAAAGAAGGTGATAAAGCATACTGTACAGGTAGAATTCTAGAAGTTCCTGTTGGAGAAGCTTTACTTGGAAGAGTTGTAGATGCTTTAGGTAATCCTATTGATGGTAAAGGTGAAATAGATACTGATCACTCATCTCCAATTGAGAAAATTGCACCAGGTGTAATTTGGAGAAAATCAGTAGATCAGGCTTTACAAACTGGTATTAAATCAATCGACTCAATGGTTCCAATTGGAAGAGGTCAAAGAGAGCTTATCATTGGTGATAGACAGATTGGTAAAACTGCAATTGCAATAGATACTATTATTAACCAGAAAGGAAGTGGTGTTAAGTGTATTTATGTTGCTATTGGTCAGAAAGCTTCATCAATTGCTAACATAGTTAGACAGTTAGAAGAGCATGGAGCTATGGAGCATACTATCATCGTTGCTGCGACTGCTTCAGATTCTGCTGCATTACAATATATTGCGCCATATGCTGGTTGTTCTATGGGTGAGTATTTTAGAGATCGTGGTGAAGATGCTCTTATTATCTATGATGACTTAACTAAGCAAGCTTGGGCATATAGACAGATTTCATTACTATTAAGAAGACCGCCAGGACGTGAAGCATATCCTGGTGATGTTTTCTATCTTCACTCAAGACTTTTAGAAAGAGCTGCTAGAGTAAATGAAGAATATGTTGAAAAGTTTACTGAAGGTAAAGTTAAAGGAAAAACTGGTTCTTTAACTGCATTACCAATTATTGAGACTCAAGCTGGTGATATATCAGCGTTTGTACCTACAAACGTAATTTCTATTACAGATGGCCAGATATTCTTAGAAACAGACCTATTTAACTCTGGTTTAAGACCGGCGATAAACCCAGGTAACTCTGTATCTCGTGTAGGTGGTGCAGCACAGACTAAAATCATCAAGAAACTAGGTGGTGGTATACGTTTGGCTCTAGCTCAGTTTAGAGAGTTAGAAGCATTTTCACAGTTTGCTTCTGATTTGGATGAAGCTACAAGAGCTCAGTTAAGCAGAGGTCAAAGAGTAACTGAACTTCTAAAACAGAAGCAGTTTTCAACACTATCTATCGCTTTAATGGCATTATCATTATATGCTGTTGATAATGGTTATTTAGATAGTTTAGAAGTTTCAGAGGTTATACCTTTTGAAGCAGCTTTACATGCTTTAGCTGAAGATAAGTATGCAGATGTAATCGCAGATATTAACCAAACTGGTAAATATGATGCAGAAACTGCAGATAAATTAAAAACTATTGTAGAAGATTGCAAAGCAAATCAAGCTTGGTAG
- a CDS encoding F0F1 ATP synthase subunit delta: MVNLSVIAKPYAKAAFEFADENNLLQEWSKSLKLFAELVKDSSVKEIISSPVFSQIEIINELKNQLDEGFFNFLNLIAENKKLLVLPEVAEQFEAIKNIQSNTKTANVTLAYAADEDLLASLKESLEKRFGCTIDVKVDVDPAIVGGAIVKVGDTVIDSSVSGRLESLKSILLS; this comes from the coding sequence ATGGTAAATCTAAGTGTGATTGCTAAACCATATGCAAAAGCTGCATTTGAGTTTGCAGATGAAAATAATCTACTACAAGAATGGTCTAAGTCGCTCAAATTATTTGCTGAGTTAGTTAAGGATAGTTCTGTCAAAGAGATTATATCCAGTCCTGTTTTTTCGCAAATAGAAATTATAAATGAGTTAAAAAATCAACTAGATGAAGGCTTTTTTAATTTTCTTAATTTAATCGCTGAGAATAAAAAATTATTAGTTTTGCCAGAAGTAGCAGAGCAGTTTGAAGCTATTAAAAATATCCAAAGCAATACTAAAACAGCAAATGTTACTTTAGCATATGCTGCTGATGAGGATTTGTTGGCTAGCTTAAAAGAAAGTCTAGAAAAAAGATTTGGCTGTACTATAGATGTTAAAGTGGATGTTGATCCTGCAATAGTTGGTGGAGCGATAGTTAAGGTTGGCGATACAGTTATTGATAGTTCTGTATCTGGTCGTTTAGAAAGTTTAAAAAGTATTTTGTTGTCATAA
- a CDS encoding F0F1 ATP synthase subunit B, protein MDINITLIGQMITFAIFVGFTMKFVWPPLRKALDERREKIAEGLASADRASRELEVAKRKSAEVLREAKAKATEIVENAYVRAHKVDEQAKEEAIAAADKIKSMAMAEIEQEKIKAREELKQELVSLAMAGASKIISAEVDQKASHKILKDFVEKV, encoded by the coding sequence ATGGATATTAACATAACCCTAATAGGCCAAATGATAACATTTGCAATCTTTGTTGGTTTTACAATGAAGTTTGTATGGCCCCCACTACGTAAAGCTTTAGACGAGCGTAGAGAGAAGATAGCTGAAGGATTAGCTTCTGCTGATAGGGCATCTAGAGAATTAGAAGTTGCTAAGAGAAAATCAGCTGAAGTTCTACGTGAAGCTAAAGCAAAAGCTACTGAAATAGTGGAAAATGCTTACGTTAGAGCTCATAAGGTTGATGAGCAAGCAAAAGAAGAAGCTATTGCAGCTGCTGATAAAATTAAAAGTATGGCTATGGCTGAGATTGAACAAGAAAAAATTAAAGCTAGAGAAGAGCTTAAACAAGAACTTGTTAGTCTAGCTATGGCTGGAGCTAGTAAAATCATATCAGCAGAAGTTGATCAGAAGGCTAGTCATAAAATTTTAAAAGACTTTGTAGAGAAGGTATAA
- a CDS encoding F0F1 ATP synthase subunit B, whose translation MDMSLQVLGNLNGLTAIAVALLISLPALGTAIGFGVLGGKYLEGVARQPELGGMLLGRMFIVAAFVDAFAAISIAIGFLVLYANPLAIPGLAEAAQKVVGA comes from the coding sequence ATGGATATGTCTTTACAAGTATTAGGAAATTTAAACGGTTTGACGGCAATCGCAGTAGCTCTATTGATTTCTTTACCAGCATTAGGAACAGCTATTGGTTTTGGTGTTCTTGGTGGTAAGTATCTTGAAGGTGTTGCGCGTCAGCCTGAGCTTGGTGGGATGTTACTTGGTCGTATGTTTATTGTTGCTGCTTTCGTGGATGCGTTTGCTGCAATTTCAATAGCTATTGGCTTCTTAGTTCTTTATGCAAACCCTCTAGCAATCCCTGGTTTAGCAGAGGCAGCTCAAAAAGTAGTTGGTGCATAA
- the atpB gene encoding F0F1 ATP synthase subunit A, translating to MANTETGSQVATEYVQHHLHHWQISLGKGAFWQLNVDSLLVSAILGVVFILAMFLVARRVHSGVPGKFQNMVEAIWEWMDGLVAENYHHKRDFVTPLALTIFVWVVLMNLMDLLPVDLFGWILSFFAGGHEPYFRVVPTADPNVTFAMSIAVFFLVIFYNLKAKGFGLAKEILSAPFGIWLFPLNIFFRLVDEVVKPVSLSLRLFGNIFAGELIFILIALLPWWFQWTLGGIWAIFHILIVLIQAFVFMMLTVVYLNMAQEAH from the coding sequence ATGGCAAATACAGAGACGGGCTCTCAAGTAGCTACTGAATATGTTCAGCATCATTTGCATCATTGGCAAATAAGCTTAGGAAAAGGTGCATTTTGGCAGCTTAATGTTGATTCGCTTTTAGTCAGCGCAATCTTGGGAGTTGTTTTTATTCTTGCAATGTTTTTGGTAGCAAGAAGAGTTCATTCAGGTGTTCCAGGTAAGTTCCAAAATATGGTTGAAGCTATATGGGAGTGGATGGATGGTCTAGTGGCTGAAAACTACCATCACAAGCGAGACTTTGTAACCCCATTAGCTCTTACAATCTTTGTTTGGGTGGTTTTGATGAATCTTATGGATCTTTTACCTGTTGATCTTTTTGGCTGGATTCTAAGCTTTTTCGCTGGTGGTCATGAACCTTACTTTAGAGTTGTTCCTACGGCAGATCCAAATGTGACATTTGCTATGTCTATAGCTGTATTTTTCTTAGTTATTTTCTATAACCTTAAAGCTAAAGGCTTTGGGTTAGCGAAAGAGATTTTAAGTGCTCCTTTTGGTATTTGGTTATTTCCTTTAAATATATTCTTTAGATTAGTGGATGAGGTTGTTAAGCCAGTTTCTTTATCACTACGTTTGTTTGGTAATATCTTTGCTGGCGAACTAATCTTTATTTTGATAGCATTGTTACCGTGGTGGTTCCAATGGACACTAGGTGGAATATGGGCTATATTCCATATATTGATAGTTTTAATACAAGCTTTTGTATTTATGATGCTAACTGTGGTGTATTTAAATATGGCTCAGGAAGCTCATTAA
- a CDS encoding ATP synthase subunit I, protein MLSNIKIDAKKFVLIQMVLLLIGYIVTLSFFNYIYAKSFLMGAVTMFIANFVFFGRLFINKQFSPGVEIVIFYLSELLKLSIVAVITIMLAIYVKPKLFSYISGLVLLQLVVCFVPILFKKTR, encoded by the coding sequence ATGTTATCAAACATAAAAATTGATGCTAAAAAATTTGTATTAATCCAAATGGTATTGCTGTTAATTGGCTATATTGTCACACTTTCATTTTTTAATTATATATATGCGAAATCTTTTCTTATGGGGGCTGTGACTATGTTCATAGCTAATTTTGTATTTTTTGGTAGGCTTTTTATCAATAAACAGTTTTCTCCAGGTGTTGAGATTGTTATATTTTACTTAAGTGAATTGCTTAAATTAAGTATTGTTGCTGTGATAACTATCATGTTAGCAATTTATGTGAAACCGAAATTATTTTCTTACATTTCTGGATTAGTTTTGTTACAATTAGTAGTATGTTTTGTGCCTATCTTGTTCAAAAAGACTAGATAG
- a CDS encoding MFS transporter: MEQKIHNIRGYAWIIIVLSSFLLFDKYVMQVFPSLITDDMMSSFGTNATETGALGSAFFWSIIICQLFLAGPIIDKFGFRLISPISITISAIGVILFVVAANLGSLSMAYIARIITGLGVSFATISYLKAVSVWFEPRKFAFAASFLATAAMIGALCAQAPLAYLISLCGDWKMAMLLFSVASLLMGVVYYIVVRDFNPKQPEASSPSNQLRTIDALKEVVKNKNNWLLTFYVGLSFTAVDAFAGFWGNAYFREAYHVSREEAASIISMIFIGMAIGSPIIGKLSELFNTRKGVMIFFHIIGTIALSFVLLAKTSATISAILLFIFGLCLGIYMLSFAIGNRINPVVITATVAAFINTGEPILGAVFDPLIGYFLDWSWTGKYINKAGEIVSQHTSSADIKYFDLSSYHFAFTTLVVSMIASLIILLMIKDTKD; this comes from the coding sequence ATGGAGCAAAAAATACACAACATACGCGGGTATGCTTGGATAATAATTGTGCTAAGTTCTTTCTTATTGTTTGATAAATATGTCATGCAAGTTTTTCCTAGCCTTATTACAGATGATATGATGTCAAGCTTTGGCACAAACGCTACAGAGACAGGTGCTTTAGGGTCCGCTTTTTTCTGGTCAATTATTATTTGTCAACTTTTTCTAGCTGGGCCAATTATTGACAAATTTGGCTTTAGGCTTATTAGCCCCATCTCAATAACTATTTCGGCAATAGGGGTTATTTTGTTTGTTGTAGCAGCTAATTTAGGTAGCCTTAGCATGGCTTATATTGCTAGAATAATAACAGGCCTAGGAGTTTCTTTTGCAACAATCTCCTATTTAAAAGCGGTTTCAGTCTGGTTTGAACCACGTAAATTTGCTTTTGCTGCGAGCTTTTTAGCTACTGCGGCGATGATTGGCGCACTCTGTGCTCAAGCTCCTCTAGCATACTTAATTAGCCTCTGTGGCGACTGGAAAATGGCGATGTTGTTATTTTCTGTAGCTAGCTTACTAATGGGTGTTGTATATTATATTGTTGTTCGCGATTTCAACCCCAAACAACCTGAAGCCAGTTCACCTAGCAATCAACTAAGAACTATAGATGCCCTAAAAGAAGTGGTTAAAAATAAAAATAATTGGCTTTTAACATTTTATGTTGGATTAAGCTTTACAGCTGTTGATGCTTTTGCAGGCTTTTGGGGTAATGCTTACTTTCGTGAAGCTTATCATGTTTCTAGAGAAGAAGCCGCTAGTATAATCTCAATGATCTTTATTGGTATGGCCATAGGGTCTCCAATCATTGGTAAATTATCAGAACTTTTTAATACTAGAAAAGGTGTGATGATATTTTTCCATATAATAGGAACAATTGCTCTTAGCTTTGTATTACTAGCAAAGACTAGTGCCACAATATCAGCAATATTATTATTTATTTTTGGTTTATGCCTGGGGATCTACATGCTTTCATTTGCCATAGGTAATCGTATTAATCCAGTTGTAATCACTGCCACTGTTGCTGCTTTTATTAATACTGGAGAACCCATTTTAGGAGCAGTATTTGATCCATTAATAGGGTATTTCTTAGACTGGTCTTGGACTGGAAAATATATCAACAAGGCTGGCGAAATAGTATCTCAACATACAAGCTCAGCTGACATTAAATATTTTGACCTAAGCTCTTACCACTTTGCTTTCACAACACTTGTTGTTAGTATGATTGCATCACTGATAATACTACTTATGATTAAAGACACTAAAGACTAA
- a CDS encoding RluA family pseudouridine synthase — translation MSKVQFLEVSEDVDSQRIDNFLIGQFSKLPRSLIYRWIRKGELRVNKKRVKQTYRVTAGDIVRVPPFSLEDDQKQIKVSQSHLDFLEQRILYENDDYIIIDKPSGMAVHGGSGVNSGLVERLRQLRPKTRRLDLVHRLDKETSGCVVLAKKHSSLVYFFDLFKQRKVNKIYYAVVHGKWDKNIKDIDLPLKRTETKDGQRLVKVDKKEGKRALTRIISVKDLGDYSLLEIKLETGRTHQIRVHTKTMGNPIVADKKYGNADKDQKLATKGIDKLLLHAGKLEFFDEKQQQKISVEAKLDDRFNKFL, via the coding sequence ATGAGTAAGGTTCAATTTCTTGAGGTTTCTGAAGATGTTGATAGTCAGCGCATAGATAATTTCTTAATTGGACAGTTTTCAAAACTGCCTAGGTCTTTAATATATCGCTGGATTCGCAAGGGTGAATTGAGAGTAAATAAAAAGAGAGTAAAGCAAACTTATCGAGTCACTGCTGGTGATATTGTGCGTGTGCCTCCATTTAGCCTTGAAGATGATCAAAAGCAAATAAAAGTCTCACAATCACATCTTGATTTTCTTGAGCAGAGAATACTGTATGAAAATGATGATTATATCATTATAGATAAACCATCGGGAATGGCTGTGCATGGAGGTTCTGGAGTCAACTCAGGACTAGTAGAGCGATTAAGACAGTTACGCCCGAAAACTAGGCGTTTAGATCTGGTACATAGATTAGATAAGGAAACTTCTGGCTGTGTTGTCTTGGCCAAAAAACATAGCTCATTGGTATATTTTTTTGACTTATTCAAACAGCGAAAAGTTAATAAGATTTACTATGCTGTAGTTCATGGAAAATGGGATAAAAATATTAAAGATATAGATTTACCCTTAAAAAGAACTGAAACTAAGGATGGTCAAAGGCTAGTTAAAGTTGATAAGAAAGAGGGTAAAAGAGCTCTTACTAGAATTATATCTGTCAAAGATTTAGGTGATTATAGTTTGCTTGAGATTAAGTTAGAAACGGGTAGAACTCACCAGATTAGAGTACATACAAAAACAATGGGTAACCCTATTGTAGCAGATAAGAAATATGGCAACGCAGATAAAGATCAAAAACTAGCTACAAAAGGCATTGATAAATTGTTACTTCATGCTGGCAAGTTAGAGTTTTTTGATGAAAAGCAACAGCAGAAAATATCGGTAGAAGCTAAGTTAGATGATAGATTTAACAAGTTTCTATAG
- the zapE gene encoding cell division protein ZapE produces the protein MNLKEIYFEKVKKLNLKADSLQIEAVDNLQNIVDQLLSKKAPKIRLFTKAIYPPINGLYMWGGVGRGKTFIMDIFYNNLPIEKKRRQHFSHFMKNIHAQLRKYQGKKNPISKVAYDMAKEMQIICFDEFFVEDIADAMILGSVFTELFKLGVVLVATSNIEPENLYRNGLQRELFLPAIDILLEHVNVLNLDSGIDYRFRLPTDYMNYLYPYNEQNRKNFFDRFFIRNKHFDKDSKIEVLGRTIPVLLLSHSDVCFDFKVICGNGRSSQDYIDICERFEQVFIYNLVGFDEYNEDMARRFIAIIDELYDQNKKVVILANYDFKDMYKGERLKFEFQRTISRLNDMQNSKFGASDE, from the coding sequence ATGAATCTTAAAGAAATATATTTTGAAAAAGTTAAAAAGCTTAATTTAAAAGCAGATTCTTTGCAAATTGAGGCTGTAGATAATTTACAGAATATAGTTGACCAACTTCTTTCAAAAAAAGCCCCAAAAATTAGACTCTTTACTAAAGCTATTTACCCACCTATTAATGGTCTATACATGTGGGGAGGTGTTGGTAGAGGTAAAACATTTATTATGGACATTTTCTATAATAACTTACCTATAGAGAAGAAAAGGCGCCAACATTTTTCACATTTTATGAAAAATATTCATGCTCAATTAAGAAAATATCAAGGCAAGAAAAATCCAATATCAAAAGTAGCTTATGATATGGCTAAAGAAATGCAAATAATATGCTTTGATGAGTTTTTTGTTGAAGATATTGCTGATGCGATGATATTAGGTAGTGTTTTCACAGAATTATTTAAATTAGGGGTGGTTTTGGTTGCAACCTCTAATATAGAACCTGAAAATTTATACCGTAATGGCTTACAGCGAGAGTTATTCTTACCTGCTATTGATATTTTGCTTGAGCATGTTAATGTTCTAAATTTAGATTCTGGTATAGACTATCGATTTCGACTTCCAACAGATTATATGAACTATTTATACCCATATAATGAGCAAAATAGGAAGAATTTTTTTGACAGGTTTTTTATAAGAAACAAACATTTTGATAAAGATTCTAAGATAGAAGTCTTAGGCAGAACTATCCCAGTGTTACTTTTAAGTCATAGTGATGTTTGCTTTGATTTTAAGGTTATTTGTGGTAATGGTAGAAGTTCACAAGACTATATAGATATTTGTGAGAGGTTTGAGCAAGTATTTATATATAACTTAGTTGGGTTTGATGAATATAATGAGGATATGGCAAGACGCTTTATTGCCATTATAGATGAGCTTTATGATCAAAATAAAAAAGTTGTGATTTTGGCTAACTATGACTTTAAAGATATGTATAAAGGCGAGAGATTAAAATTTGAATTTCAGCGAACGATAAGTCGACTTAATGATATGCAAAATTCAAAATTTGGAGCCTCAGATGAGTAA
- a CDS encoding MFS transporter yields the protein MKLHNIKGYAWIVVILSSFLLIDKYIMNVSPSLIANDLMSSFSINATEMSAMVSLFLWSVVFCQFFIAGPIVDRLGFRKVSFFSLILSAVGLLLFVLSADIHSFVLGCASRLMIGIGASFATVGYIKAAAVWFSPRKFAFVCSFLMTAAMTGALLGQVPLAYLIELTGSWHTALVSYACFSVVMALLYLALVRDYNPHASHVNEKTSDTGTLAGIKKVLLNKNNWYLTLYTGLTFTTIDVFGGIWGNNYFRELYGITSKDASFIVSMMFLGLAIGSPVIGKLSEKFDNRIGIMVVFHIIATISLATVLQFKLTPAFSGALLFIFGFCLGVYMLAFAIGNRINPIVVAATVAALINTGEPLLGALFDPLIGHMLDMTWTGQYIDIHNNITNVVSEGAHRYFGVQAYHNAFLILVLSMIVSFFLLILVKDREVK from the coding sequence ATGAAATTACATAATATAAAAGGTTATGCTTGGATTGTCGTCATTCTAAGTTCATTTTTGTTGATAGACAAATATATAATGAATGTTTCTCCTAGTTTGATCGCAAATGATTTAATGAGTAGCTTTTCAATAAATGCTACTGAAATGAGTGCGATGGTCTCTTTATTCTTATGGTCTGTAGTATTTTGTCAGTTTTTTATAGCTGGACCAATTGTTGATAGATTGGGCTTTAGGAAGGTCAGTTTCTTTTCTTTAATTTTGTCTGCTGTTGGTTTGTTGCTATTTGTTTTATCAGCAGATATTCATAGTTTTGTTTTAGGATGTGCTTCAAGATTAATGATAGGTATTGGTGCATCTTTTGCGACAGTAGGGTATATAAAGGCCGCAGCTGTGTGGTTTAGTCCGCGTAAATTTGCATTTGTGTGTAGTTTTCTTATGACTGCTGCAATGACTGGGGCACTATTGGGTCAAGTACCCTTGGCATATCTTATAGAGTTGACTGGGTCATGGCATACAGCGTTAGTAAGTTACGCTTGTTTTAGTGTTGTTATGGCACTGCTTTATTTGGCTTTAGTTAGAGACTATAACCCTCATGCATCACATGTTAATGAGAAAACTTCTGATACAGGGACTCTTGCAGGAATAAAGAAAGTTCTCTTAAATAAAAATAACTGGTACCTTACTCTATATACTGGTCTGACATTTACAACGATAGATGTTTTTGGCGGGATATGGGGTAACAATTATTTTAGAGAGTTGTATGGAATAACTTCAAAAGATGCATCTTTTATTGTATCTATGATGTTTTTAGGTCTTGCAATAGGTTCTCCAGTTATAGGAAAGCTTTCCGAAAAATTTGATAATAGAATTGGGATAATGGTTGTATTTCATATTATTGCGACTATTTCATTAGCAACTGTTTTGCAGTTTAAGCTTACTCCGGCTTTTTCTGGAGCTTTGCTGTTTATATTTGGCTTCTGTTTGGGTGTTTATATGCTTGCATTTGCTATAGGAAATAGAATTAATCCAATAGTTGTCGCAGCAACAGTAGCTGCTTTAATAAATACAGGGGAGCCATTGCTAGGAGCCTTATTTGATCCTCTTATTGGGCATATGTTAGATATGACATGGACAGGTCAATATATTGACATACATAATAATATTACTAACGTAGTATCAGAGGGAGCTCATAGATACTTTGGGGTTCAAGCTTATCATAATGCCTTTTTGATATTGGTTTTAAGTATGATTGTGTCATTTTTCTTATTGATCCTGGTTAAAGATAGGGAAGTTAAGTAA
- the hisS gene encoding histidine--tRNA ligase: MSKLTAIRGFNDILPEQSHKWQFLESKIKSILNSYNYDEVRLPILEKSELFHRSVGETSDIVSKETYDFLDRNKDSLTLRPEGTAGCVRMVIENSLANRGQTQKLWYCGPMFRYERPQKGRYRQFYQLGVEAYGFESIAIDLEILSVAWNLFRKLDISEYVTLEINSLGSNANRQEYVEALLKYLEPHHNELDEDSIKRLDKNPLRILDSKIPRTQEILKNAPKLVDFIDDDLKQRFQQTCEYLDAIGVRYIVNYNLVRGLDYYSGLVFEWTTDKLGTQSAICAGGRYDSLIENLGGQKAGSIGFAIGMERLLLLLEELGKLPTPKDTCDVFFVLDKEQLYKSFAIVEGVRAALPNLRVGMDLKSGGFKSQFKKADKSGAKIAVIIGHDELQNGVASIKYLQQDHPQEQVSLSGLVNFLER; the protein is encoded by the coding sequence ATGAGCAAGCTTACTGCCATTAGAGGGTTTAATGATATATTGCCTGAGCAAAGCCATAAATGGCAATTTTTAGAATCTAAAATAAAATCCATTCTTAATAGTTATAATTATGATGAAGTTAGACTGCCAATATTAGAAAAGAGTGAACTTTTTCATAGAAGTGTTGGAGAGACATCTGATATAGTTTCAAAAGAGACGTATGATTTCCTTGATAGAAATAAAGATAGTCTGACTTTGCGTCCAGAAGGAACAGCTGGGTGCGTAAGAATGGTCATAGAAAATAGTTTGGCTAATAGAGGACAAACACAAAAACTTTGGTATTGTGGTCCTATGTTTCGCTATGAGCGTCCACAAAAAGGGCGTTATCGTCAGTTTTATCAGCTTGGCGTAGAGGCTTACGGTTTTGAGTCTATTGCGATTGATTTAGAGATTCTTTCTGTGGCGTGGAATTTGTTTAGGAAGTTAGATATTTCAGAATATGTTACATTAGAAATAAATAGCTTAGGATCTAATGCGAATAGACAAGAATATGTTGAAGCACTTTTAAAGTATTTAGAACCTCACCATAATGAGCTAGATGAAGATTCTATTAAAAGATTAGATAAAAATCCTTTAAGAATATTAGATTCGAAAATACCACGGACCCAAGAGATTCTTAAAAATGCTCCAAAGTTGGTCGATTTTATCGACGATGACTTAAAGCAGAGGTTTCAGCAAACTTGTGAATACCTTGATGCCATAGGTGTTAGATATATAGTTAACTATAATCTAGTAAGAGGATTAGATTATTATAGTGGACTAGTTTTTGAATGGACTACTGATAAACTAGGTACTCAAAGTGCTATTTGTGCTGGCGGAAGATATGATAGCTTAATAGAAAATCTTGGTGGGCAAAAAGCAGGCTCTATAGGTTTTGCTATTGGGATGGAACGTCTATTGTTGCTTTTAGAAGAACTTGGTAAGTTACCAACCCCAAAAGATACTTGTGATGTTTTCTTTGTGTTAGATAAAGAACAGTTATACAAATCTTTTGCAATAGTTGAAGGTGTTAGAGCAGCTCTTCCAAATTTAAGAGTTGGTATGGATCTTAAGAGTGGTGGCTTTAAATCACAGTTTAAAAAGGCTGATAAGTCAGGAGCAAAAATTGCTGTAATAATTGGCCATGATGAGCTACAAAATGGAGTTGCTAGTATTAAATATCTTCAACAAGATCATCCTCAAGAACAAGTTTCATTGAGTGGATTGGTAAACTTTTTAGAAAGATAG
- the rbfA gene encoding 30S ribosome-binding factor RbfA produces the protein MAAEGRVQRVASELQKVISLLLRTKIKDPKLAMATITEIDLSRDLSYAKVYYTCLVAEDGEYIAKAFEKSKGFFRSSIAKSLNLRIVPNLKFIYDSSLDYGMEMEDKIQKALDADSKIIKQDDESLEENYKDSNKEDKAEKLR, from the coding sequence ATGGCTGCAGAAGGTAGAGTGCAAAGAGTAGCAAGTGAATTACAGAAAGTAATATCTTTATTGTTACGAACTAAAATAAAAGACCCTAAACTTGCTATGGCAACTATTACAGAAATAGATCTATCTAGAGATTTATCTTATGCAAAAGTTTACTATACATGTCTTGTAGCAGAAGATGGAGAGTATATCGCAAAAGCCTTTGAAAAATCGAAAGGTTTCTTCAGATCATCAATCGCCAAATCTTTAAATCTAAGAATAGTTCCAAATCTTAAGTTTATCTATGATAGTTCATTAGATTACGGTATGGAAATGGAAGATAAGATACAAAAAGCCTTAGATGCAGATTCTAAGATAATCAAGCAAGATGATGAGTCTCTTGAGGAAAATTATAAAGACAGCAACAAAGAAGATAAAGCTGAAAAATTGAGGTAG